The Euzebyales bacterium genomic interval TGGTGCGATCGCGGTCATGTCTCCCGCCCTCCCGCTGGACCGTCCGTGTCGTCACCCGTCCCCTCCGGGCGGCACAGCATGCCGCTTGCCGCCAGCGACTCGAGTGCGCGGAGGAAGGCCGCCCGCCGGGACCCTTCGACGCCGGCGTCCGTCAGCGCCTGCCCGACGGTCGGCGACGACTCGAGGCGGCGGACGACGTCAACCAACTGCGGGCTCTTGAGGAAGCTGAGTTTCCTGGTGGCGAAGTCGTAGGCGAGCGCTCCGAACTGCTCGGGTCGCAGCGACACCGACCCGCTCAGGCGCCAGGCCTGGTCGGCGAGCATCTAGTAGACGCCGCACATCCCGTCGATCGACACCTCCTCGACGAGCAGGTCCTCGGCGATGTCGTCCACCGCGACGTCGTCTGTGCGCTCGGTGACCTCCTGCGTGCGCTCCTCCATGGGGTGTCCTTTCGGCTCAGCATGTTCGGTCGGCGTGGCCGGCGCGGCGGATCGCTCGTCGCCGGATCGGGCGTGCCATACCTGACCAGACATGCGGGGCGGCGCGCAAGACCCGCGCCCCGCCGTATGCTCCGCCGGGCCGCGTTTCCGGCGGTTCGCCGGATCGCCGAATCTCGCGATCCAGCGCGCCGCCCGGCCTGGATCAGTCGAAGAGGATGATCCCGCGGAGGTTCTCGCCGCGGCGCATCGCGTCGTACCCCTCGTTGATCTGGTCGAGCGTGTAGGTGCGGGTCACCAGGTCGTCCAAGTTCAGCTGGCCCTGCAGGTACAGCTCGAACAACCTGGGGATGTCCTTGCGGATGTTCGCGGAGCCGAAGAGGCTGCCCAGCACCTGCTTCTCGTACATCGTCAGCATGATCGCGGGGATGTCGACCGACGCTTCGGTCGTGGGGTGCAGGTTCGTCACCACGATCCGCGCCCGCTTGCCGCCGAGCCCGAACGCCTTGCCGAGCGACGCGCCGTCACCGACACCCATCGTCATGACGACCGCGTCGTAGCCCCGCCCCCAGGTGACGTCGTCGAGCGCCTCCGCGGCGTCGTCCAGCGACGCGAACGTGTGGGTCGCACCGAACACCTTGGCCTTGTCGCGCTTGAACGCCACCGGGTCGATCGCGGCGATCGCGCGTGCCCCGGCCATGCGGGCGCCCTGGACAGCGTTGGAGCCGATGCCGCCCACGCCGACGACCGCGACGTAGTC includes:
- the mftA gene encoding mycofactocin precursor MftA (Mycofactocin is a small molecule electron carrier derived from the final two amino acids, Val-Tyr, of MftA, the mycofactocin precursor. It plays a role in redox homeostasis and the metabolism of alcohols and aldehydes in Actinobacteria, including Mycobacterium tuberculosis.), with product MEERTQEVTERTDDVAVDDIAEDLLVEEVSIDGMCGVY
- the mftB gene encoding mycofactocin biosynthesis chaperone MftB (MftB, a small protein, is a peptide chaperone that assists the radical SAM enzyme MftC in performing two modifications to the C-terminal Val-Tyr dipeptide of the mycofactocin precursor peptide, MftA. MftB's role is analogous to the role of PqqD in the biosynthesis of PQQ, a cofactor that derives entirely from a Tyr and a Glu in the precursor PqqA.), producing MLADQAWRLSGSVSLRPEQFGALAYDFATRKLSFLKSPQLVDVVRRLESSPTVGQALTDAGVEGSRRAAFLRALESLAASGMLCRPEGTGDDTDGPAGGRET